ATGAGTGGTAATTTTTCTTTGATTTTTTACCCCTCACTCTATTTGCGCTCTATTCCTTCCTTATTCCTATTCCATTCCTGTACCATTAGGAACCTATCCAAATCAGGGGTATACAGGGTATAGGACCGTCCATAAACCGTTAACCGTCGTCCGTCGTTGGTTGGTCGTTTCCCCGTTTATCCCCGTCTGTCGTCGTCTCCGTTGGTTGGTTGGTTGGTTGGATCAAATTTTAACCCCCCAAACCCAACTTTATCTTTTGAATTATCCAAAAGCCTGAAAACTTTCAGTATCAAAATTTATATTTAAAAAGCTCGAAAAGGTGTTTTTAGGGAAAGCTAAGTTGTTGGACAAAAGGTCTATTTTCTGGTATGAATTGGTTGGCATGGTCCTTATAATTATTCTTGGAAGTATGCTTCATTTTACTTTTGAATGGTCTGGCAATCAACCAATAATTGGTGTATTCTCTGCCGTGAATGAAAGCGTATGGGAGCATCTGAAAATTGCTTTTTGGCCAACCCTTTTGTATGCAATCTTTGAATACAGTCATTTAAACAAAAAAACCAACAACTTCTTTTTTGCAAAGACCATTGGAATCTACGCTATAATGATAATCATTCCAGTAATCTTCTACTCATATACTATTATTGCCGAAGAAAACCTAATAATCGATATTCTCAGTTTCATTTTTGCTATAATCATTGGACAACTC
This sequence is a window from Candidatus Bathyarchaeota archaeon. Protein-coding genes within it:
- a CDS encoding DUF6512 family protein, producing MDKRSIFWYELVGMVLIIILGSMLHFTFEWSGNQPIIGVFSAVNESVWEHLKIAFWPTLLYAIFEYSHLNKKTNNFFFAKTIGIYAIMIIIPVIFYSYTIIAEENLIIDILSFIFAIIIGQLISYKLLTFKKLPKSLKMISLVALVILALAFVVFTFYPPQIQLFQDPNTGEYGITNHLH